Proteins from a genomic interval of Tepidisphaeraceae bacterium:
- a CDS encoding HlyD family efflux transporter periplasmic adaptor subunit, producing MSQIAVPSIGMGSKKALKGTPYVVAAVVAGLALGGYWVTTRNATTAPGAGGSPTYAVVPMDMEIKIAKDGELQAVKNIEISCNVEGQTAVQTLVKEGVSVKKGDILATLDASAINQKIEDTTLELQRAEADLTTAQEMIEIQKLANSANLEAAEVALVLAELDYQSYTEGSYPAAVKSGETTIEMGEITLKNTMEDLERTRDLATKGFVTAADVKKSELAVTTAKQALDKAKTDHEVLTKYTHESELAAKRNAKAQAEQRLARTKRENSSNLSQKTADTQAKGAALSTLKRRMARLQEQLAACTIKAPADGIVVYATSNDRNAQSPLQEGATVRERQALFRLPDTSEMKAVIRIQESQVSKLQIGQRGMVRIVSQAEPIGATLTRISVLADSSNRFWNPDLKEYPVELTLDRTPTEVKPGMGLSAEIFIERLEDVTAIPVGAVYAAGDEHYVFVKSGEVNVTPVKVKLGEANETHVAVEGALPSQAQVILLQAGQGRDLLEAAGIRVAVAPTSQQGEGRRRKGKEAQPDAAPTAPAAPAAPAAPVAAPAPTAQAS from the coding sequence ATGAGCCAGATTGCAGTTCCAAGTATCGGCATGGGATCAAAGAAGGCCCTGAAGGGCACTCCGTACGTCGTTGCCGCCGTGGTGGCGGGCCTGGCGCTCGGGGGATACTGGGTGACCACCCGCAATGCGACCACTGCGCCCGGCGCCGGTGGTTCCCCGACGTACGCGGTCGTGCCGATGGACATGGAGATCAAGATCGCCAAGGACGGGGAACTGCAGGCGGTGAAGAACATCGAGATCTCGTGCAACGTCGAAGGGCAGACCGCCGTGCAAACGCTGGTGAAAGAAGGGGTTAGCGTCAAGAAGGGCGATATCCTCGCCACGCTGGACGCCTCGGCGATCAATCAGAAGATCGAGGACACCACGCTGGAACTTCAGCGGGCCGAGGCTGACCTGACGACGGCGCAGGAGATGATCGAGATCCAAAAACTCGCCAACTCCGCCAACCTGGAAGCCGCCGAGGTGGCGCTGGTTCTGGCTGAGCTTGATTATCAATCGTACACCGAGGGCTCGTATCCCGCGGCCGTAAAGTCGGGCGAGACGACGATCGAAATGGGCGAGATCACGCTGAAGAACACGATGGAGGACCTGGAGCGCACGCGCGACCTGGCCACCAAGGGTTTCGTGACGGCCGCCGACGTGAAAAAGTCGGAACTGGCCGTCACCACCGCTAAGCAGGCGCTCGACAAGGCCAAGACCGATCACGAGGTGCTGACGAAGTACACGCACGAGTCGGAACTGGCCGCCAAGCGCAACGCCAAGGCCCAGGCCGAGCAACGGCTGGCACGCACGAAGCGGGAGAACTCCAGCAACCTGTCGCAGAAGACCGCCGACACGCAGGCCAAGGGGGCGGCGCTGTCGACGCTGAAGCGCCGCATGGCGCGCCTGCAGGAACAGCTGGCCGCCTGCACGATCAAGGCGCCGGCCGACGGCATCGTGGTCTACGCGACCAGCAACGACCGCAACGCCCAGAGCCCGCTGCAGGAAGGCGCCACCGTCCGCGAGCGCCAAGCGCTGTTCCGCCTGCCCGACACGTCGGAGATGAAGGCCGTCATTCGCATTCAGGAATCGCAGGTGTCGAAGCTGCAGATCGGCCAGCGGGGCATGGTGCGTATCGTCAGTCAGGCTGAACCGATCGGGGCGACGCTGACGCGCATCAGCGTGCTGGCGGATAGCAGCAACCGGTTCTGGAACCCGGACTTGAAGGAATATCCCGTCGAACTGACGCTGGACCGCACACCCACGGAGGTGAAGCCGGGCATGGGCCTGAGCGCCGAGATCTTCATCGAGCGCCTTGAGGACGTGACGGCCATCCCCGTCGGCGCGGTGTACGCGGCAGGGGACGAGCACTACGTCTTCGTGAAAAGCGGCGAGGTAAACGTCACCCCGGTGAAGGTAAAGCTCGGCGAGGCCAACGAGACGCACGTCGCGGTCGAAGGCGCGCTGCCGAGCCAGGCCCAGGTGATTTTGCTACAGGCCGGTCAGGGTCGCGACCTGCTGGAGGCGGCCGGCATCCGTGTGGCCGTCGCGCCCACCTCGCAACAGGGCGAGGGACGCCGGCGCAAGGGGAAGGAAGCCCAACCTGATGCCGCGCCCACAGCGCCCGCAGCGCCCGCAGCGCCCGCAGCGCCTGTGGCCGCGCCAGCGCCAACCGCCCAAGCAAGTTAA
- the gcvP gene encoding aminomethyl-transferring glycine dehydrogenase, which translates to MHATSDVTRLSPARPNRTTDAAVPHFGPTDTFVHRHIGPDDAEVATMLETLGVASLEELTAKTVPAAIRLQRPLNLGPERGEAELLEDLKKMASENKVFTSCIGAGYSDCITPPVIQRNILENPGWYTQYTPYQPEISQGRMEALINFQTMVAELTGLPLANASLLDEGTAAAEAMFMFKASATDAARNVFFVANDCHPQTIAVVQTRARSLGIDVVVASTAVLADSYRDEQSALRNLFGVLLQYPTTNGDIVDYRELIAKVHGAGALVVMAADILALTLITPPGEMGADVAIGSTQRFGVPLGFGGPHAAYMATKPDYVRKMPGRLIGVSKDVAGNPAYRLTLQTREQHIRREKATSNICTAQVLLAVMASMYAVYHGPEGLKAIARRVNDLTRACAAGIRRMGHEIVNADFFDTIRVRPADLPASSILAAAQLRGINLRDYGDGTVGISLDETTSTNEVEVIIESFAGGSTARLNLEELAAEDHANRKSQIGNRKSEFLQHPIFNRYHSETELLRYIFKLQSRDLSLAQSMIPLGSCTMKLNATSEMLPVTWPEFGRIHPFAPAEQTRGYAKLFAQLEKWLSEITGFAAVSLQPNAGSQGEYAGLMTIRAYHESRGDMGRNICLIPTSAHGTNPASAAIAGFSVVAVKCDADGNVDVPDLKAKAAQHADKLAALMITYPSTHGVFEEAVTEICQIVHDHGGQVYMDGANMNAQVGLCRPGDIGADVCHLNLHKTFCIPHGGGGPGMGPIGVAAHLAPFLPGHPVVKPENAGREAIGPVSAAPYGSSSILPISWVYIALMGSEGLKRATQVAILNANYMAKRLEDQYDVLFRGKNGFCAHEFIIDCRGFEASSGIKVDDIAKRLMDYGFHAPTMSFPVAGTLMIEPTESESKHELDRFCDAMIAIRAEIAAIESGSADRADNVLKHAPHTTAAVTADEWPHQYTRQQAAYPAAWLRDFKFWPSVARVDNPYGDRNLFCTCLPMSDA; encoded by the coding sequence ATGCACGCGACCAGTGATGTAACCCGCCTGTCCCCCGCCCGTCCGAACCGCACCACCGACGCCGCCGTCCCGCATTTCGGGCCGACCGATACGTTCGTCCACCGCCATATCGGGCCCGACGACGCCGAGGTGGCGACGATGCTGGAGACGCTCGGCGTGGCATCGCTGGAGGAACTGACGGCCAAGACCGTCCCCGCCGCCATTCGCCTGCAGCGGCCGCTGAACCTGGGGCCCGAGCGCGGCGAGGCGGAACTGCTCGAAGACCTGAAGAAGATGGCCAGCGAGAACAAGGTCTTCACCAGTTGCATCGGCGCTGGCTACAGCGACTGCATCACGCCGCCGGTCATCCAACGCAACATTCTGGAGAACCCGGGGTGGTACACGCAGTACACGCCCTATCAGCCGGAGATCAGCCAGGGGCGGATGGAAGCGTTAATCAACTTCCAGACGATGGTCGCCGAGCTCACCGGCCTGCCGCTGGCCAACGCGAGCCTGCTGGATGAAGGCACCGCCGCCGCGGAAGCCATGTTCATGTTCAAGGCGAGCGCGACCGATGCTGCGCGCAACGTCTTCTTCGTCGCCAACGACTGCCACCCGCAGACGATCGCCGTCGTGCAGACGCGGGCGCGGTCGCTGGGCATCGATGTCGTGGTGGCGAGCACGGCCGTGCTCGCCGACTCGTATCGCGACGAACAGTCGGCCCTGCGCAACCTGTTCGGCGTGCTGCTGCAGTATCCCACAACCAATGGCGACATCGTCGACTACCGCGAGCTGATCGCGAAGGTCCACGGCGCCGGCGCGCTGGTGGTGATGGCGGCCGACATTCTGGCGCTCACGCTCATCACGCCGCCCGGTGAAATGGGCGCCGACGTGGCGATCGGCAGCACGCAGCGGTTTGGTGTGCCGCTGGGCTTTGGTGGCCCGCACGCGGCGTACATGGCGACCAAACCCGACTACGTCCGCAAGATGCCGGGCCGGCTCATCGGCGTATCGAAGGACGTCGCCGGCAATCCCGCCTATCGGCTGACGCTGCAGACGCGCGAGCAGCACATCCGCCGCGAGAAGGCCACGAGCAACATCTGCACCGCCCAGGTGCTGTTGGCCGTCATGGCGAGCATGTACGCCGTCTACCACGGCCCCGAGGGTTTGAAGGCGATCGCCCGCCGGGTGAACGACCTCACGCGCGCCTGCGCCGCCGGCATTCGACGCATGGGGCACGAGATCGTCAACGCCGACTTCTTCGACACGATCCGCGTGCGCCCCGCGGATCTTCCCGCCAGCAGCATCCTGGCGGCCGCCCAGCTGCGCGGCATCAACCTGCGCGACTACGGCGACGGCACCGTCGGCATCAGCCTCGACGAGACCACCAGCACCAACGAGGTCGAGGTCATCATCGAGTCCTTCGCCGGCGGCAGCACCGCCCGGCTGAACCTCGAAGAACTGGCCGCCGAAGATCACGCCAATCGCAAATCGCAAATTGGCAATCGCAAATCCGAGTTCCTCCAGCATCCGATCTTCAACCGTTATCACAGCGAGACCGAGCTACTGCGCTACATCTTCAAGCTGCAGAGCCGCGACCTGTCGCTGGCCCAGTCGATGATTCCGCTGGGCAGCTGCACGATGAAGCTGAACGCCACCAGCGAAATGCTGCCGGTGACGTGGCCGGAGTTTGGCCGCATCCATCCCTTCGCGCCGGCCGAGCAGACGCGCGGCTATGCGAAGCTGTTTGCGCAGCTGGAAAAGTGGCTGAGCGAAATCACCGGATTCGCGGCGGTGTCGCTGCAACCCAACGCGGGCAGCCAAGGCGAATACGCTGGCCTGATGACGATCCGCGCCTACCACGAGTCGCGCGGCGACATGGGGCGCAACATCTGCCTGATCCCCACCAGCGCCCACGGCACCAACCCCGCCAGCGCCGCGATCGCCGGCTTCAGCGTGGTGGCGGTGAAGTGCGACGCCGACGGCAACGTCGACGTGCCCGACCTGAAGGCCAAGGCCGCCCAACACGCCGATAAGCTGGCCGCCCTCATGATCACCTACCCCAGCACGCACGGCGTGTTCGAGGAGGCCGTGACCGAGATCTGCCAGATCGTCCACGACCATGGCGGGCAGGTGTACATGGACGGCGCCAACATGAACGCCCAGGTCGGCCTCTGCCGCCCCGGTGACATCGGGGCCGACGTCTGCCACCTGAATTTGCACAAGACCTTCTGCATCCCCCACGGCGGCGGTGGCCCCGGCATGGGCCCGATCGGCGTGGCGGCGCACTTGGCGCCGTTCCTGCCCGGTCACCCGGTGGTGAAGCCGGAGAACGCCGGCCGGGAAGCGATCGGCCCGGTTAGCGCCGCGCCGTACGGCAGCAGCAGCATCCTGCCGATCAGCTGGGTCTACATCGCCCTCATGGGCAGCGAAGGCCTGAAGCGCGCCACGCAGGTTGCGATCCTAAACGCCAACTACATGGCCAAGCGGCTCGAAGACCAATACGACGTGCTGTTCCGCGGGAAGAACGGTTTCTGCGCCCACGAGTTCATCATCGATTGTCGTGGCTTCGAGGCCAGCAGCGGGATTAAGGTTGACGACATCGCCAAGCGGCTGATGGACTACGGCTTCCACGCCCCCACGATGAGCTTTCCGGTCGCCGGCACCTTGATGATCGAGCCGACCGAGAGCGAGTCGAAGCACGAGCTGGACCGTTTCTGCGACGCGATGATCGCCATTCGCGCCGAGATCGCCGCGATCGAATCGGGCAGCGCCGACCGCGCCGACAACGTGCTGAAGCACGCCCCCCACACGACCGCCGCCGTCACCGCCGACGAGTGGCCGCACCAGTACACCCGCCAGCAGGCCGCCTATCCCGCGGCGTGGTTGCGCGACTTCAAGTTCTGGCCAAGCGTGGCACGGGTGGACAATCCGTATGGCGACCGCAATCTGTTCTGCACGTGTTTGCCGATGAGCGACGCGTAG
- a CDS encoding AraC family transcriptional regulator, translating to MSSLFSQIRIINAATVTCEPGWSWQTRPERFTHFNLWTVHSGVGQMQLGKTTYDLSAGRVFCFRPYTDAHATHDPKRQLRVTYIHFHFRDARGRNWQPPEGVLPPLTKQIRSTDLFALTCDRISRLDDLPGGRGEAEAYLTAMLIGLRAEHTDPSPDAPALIAAERFIRERPGEVESVAQLARQVGITPEHFARLFRRHFGKAPKDYLIDARISRARDLLSQNQLTVTRVAELLGYGDVFFFSRQFKDRTGLSPIQWRQANPE from the coding sequence ATGTCTTCGCTTTTCTCCCAGATCCGCATTATCAACGCCGCCACGGTAACGTGCGAGCCCGGCTGGTCATGGCAGACGCGGCCGGAACGGTTTACGCACTTCAACCTATGGACCGTCCACAGCGGTGTCGGTCAAATGCAGTTGGGAAAGACCACCTACGACCTGTCCGCCGGCCGGGTGTTCTGCTTTCGACCGTACACCGACGCCCACGCCACGCACGACCCGAAGCGGCAGTTGCGCGTCACCTACATTCATTTTCACTTTCGTGATGCCCGCGGGCGCAACTGGCAACCGCCCGAAGGCGTGCTGCCACCGTTGACGAAGCAGATCCGATCGACCGATCTGTTCGCGCTCACCTGTGACCGCATCAGCCGCCTGGACGATTTGCCCGGCGGTCGCGGCGAGGCGGAGGCGTACCTGACGGCGATGCTGATCGGCCTGCGCGCCGAGCACACCGACCCCTCGCCCGACGCCCCCGCGCTAATCGCCGCCGAGCGGTTCATTCGCGAACGGCCGGGCGAGGTGGAATCGGTCGCGCAGCTCGCAAGGCAAGTGGGAATCACCCCCGAACATTTCGCGCGCCTGTTCCGCCGACATTTCGGGAAGGCCCCGAAGGATTACCTGATCGACGCCCGCATCAGCCGTGCGCGCGACCTGCTGTCGCAGAACCAGCTGACCGTCACCCGCGTCGCCGAGCTGCTGGGGTATGGCGATGTGTTCTTCTTCTCTCGCCAGTTCAAGGATCGCACCGGCCTGTCGCCGATACAGTGGCGGCAGGCCAATCCCGAGTAG
- a CDS encoding phytanoyl-CoA dioxygenase family protein, producing MNTATLPTSNIAATDRARRLYSYTNVHQPIPHPDAIDAAAIRRFHEDGFIAVENVLTQDEVAEYLKVIHETILADDGSLDVVHYEPGVDGSKLSPAERVLAVRKLFKFVDKVPGLARAAAHPVLMGIGQRLMEAELILLQDMALLKPPGGGAEKPWHQDTAYFRIKPLDSVLGTWIALDAATLDNGCMHAIPGTHKLGPQAHYHDRDCQLPDDRIDVSKDVAIPLKPGGAMFFSGLLWHGTPPNHSQSRRQAMQYHYCTRAAAEMSRDEVFAMFRDRGGYAGCQGWALKTPSRPMSERAV from the coding sequence ATGAACACAGCAACCCTTCCCACGTCCAACATTGCCGCCACCGACCGTGCCCGGCGGCTCTACAGCTACACGAACGTTCACCAGCCCATCCCGCACCCGGACGCCATCGACGCCGCCGCGATTCGGCGGTTCCATGAGGACGGCTTTATCGCCGTCGAAAACGTGCTGACGCAGGACGAGGTCGCCGAGTATCTGAAGGTGATCCACGAGACGATCCTGGCGGATGATGGCTCGCTGGACGTGGTGCATTACGAGCCGGGCGTGGATGGGTCCAAGCTGTCGCCGGCCGAGCGTGTGCTGGCGGTGCGTAAGCTGTTTAAGTTCGTCGACAAGGTGCCGGGCCTGGCGAGGGCCGCGGCGCACCCGGTGCTAATGGGGATCGGCCAGCGGTTGATGGAGGCCGAACTGATCCTGCTGCAGGACATGGCGCTGCTGAAGCCGCCCGGCGGTGGGGCTGAAAAACCGTGGCATCAGGACACGGCCTACTTCCGCATCAAGCCGCTCGACAGCGTGCTGGGCACGTGGATCGCGCTCGACGCCGCCACGCTCGACAACGGCTGCATGCACGCCATTCCCGGCACGCACAAGCTCGGCCCGCAGGCGCACTACCACGACCGCGACTGCCAACTGCCCGACGACCGCATCGACGTGAGCAAGGACGTCGCCATCCCGCTAAAGCCGGGCGGCGCGATGTTCTTCAGCGGCCTGCTATGGCACGGCACGCCGCCGAACCACTCGCAGAGCCGCCGGCAGGCGATGCAGTACCACTACTGCACGCGCGCGGCGGCGGAGATGAGCCGCGATGAAGTGTTCGCGATGTTCCGCGACCGCGGCGGTTATGCGGGCTGCCAGGGGTGGGCGCTGAAGACGCCCTCGCGGCCGATGAGCGAGCGGGCGGTGTAG